A portion of the Desulfomicrobium macestii genome contains these proteins:
- a CDS encoding DUF4405 domain-containing protein, whose protein sequence is MKKLRATTSLVLLFSGIVLLISSIILLVAPPTHVGHFSPWRMIGLGRCQWNLVHIMSGLLFVLASLVHAWLNWNPVRAYLSRKDSATPFRWPVVAAAVLTAYICAGSLAGLPPMRQFVDGLRLIKGMHVRDYGVPPYGFTEQAELREVIRFMGWKEELCLAMLKKNGLSVNSTNDSLAAIANHNGLRIGALLDAMHEARSNSSVGSIGEKTLSTPTTLSGSKSILKSVAPTSPLNRPVAVSGS, encoded by the coding sequence ATGAAAAAACTACGAGCAACCACGTCCCTTGTCCTGCTCTTTTCCGGCATCGTACTCCTGATCAGCAGCATCATATTGTTAGTCGCGCCCCCAACCCACGTGGGACATTTTTCTCCTTGGCGCATGATCGGACTCGGCCGATGCCAATGGAATCTCGTGCATATCATGAGCGGACTGCTCTTCGTCCTGGCCAGCCTCGTCCATGCCTGGCTCAACTGGAACCCGGTCCGGGCCTATCTCAGCCGGAAAGACAGCGCGACGCCATTCCGTTGGCCCGTCGTGGCGGCCGCCGTGCTTACCGCCTACATCTGCGCCGGAAGCCTGGCCGGTCTGCCGCCCATGCGTCAGTTCGTAGATGGACTTAGGCTTATCAAAGGCATGCATGTGCGTGACTACGGCGTGCCCCCCTACGGTTTTACCGAACAGGCGGAACTGCGGGAAGTGATCAGATTCATGGGATGGAAAGAAGAACTGTGCCTGGCCATGCTGAAAAAAAATGGTCTGTCGGTCAATTCCACCAACGACTCCCTTGCCGCAATCGCCAACCACAACGGCCTGCGCATCGGAGCCCTACTTGATGCCATGCACGAAGCCCGAAGCAATTCATCTGTTGGCAGTATCGGAGAAAAGACGTTGAGCACTCCGACCACGTTGTCCGGCTCGAAAAGCATATTGAAGTCCGTGGCCCCGACATCCCCGCTGAATCGGCCCGTGGCTGTGAGCGGTTCCTGA
- a CDS encoding methyltransferase, producing the protein MNPSTIAAPGYGRLYDMITAPIHSRLLLSGLELGVFDHLKTPRTAVEMAELLRTHPGNTGMFLDALTCIGLLSKTNGVYRNEPEASVYLRTDGPAFLGGLLRLINAMCLDPLQNLTELVQKGPNPNPADAHFSSEDLWAESARTSAAWVTGGVGAIMTGHLTALPEFPTFRTMLDLGGGHGMFAQAFVTAHPKMTAVIFDQPAVTAVADEFIGAAGLGERVVTRGGDYLQDDIGGGYDLIWACATLNFARHDLDRLLSKIHTALNPGGVFMAFQDGLTHERTRPDQLLGHLGSALAAGQAFYFDQGEIADCMLRRGFKSVRSRTVSTPMGDMDLDIARKG; encoded by the coding sequence ATGAACCCATCCACCATTGCCGCGCCCGGTTACGGCCGCCTGTACGACATGATCACCGCTCCCATCCATTCCAGGCTTCTTCTGTCCGGCCTTGAACTGGGGGTCTTCGACCATCTGAAAACCCCGCGCACGGCCGTGGAAATGGCAGAACTGCTGAGGACCCACCCCGGCAACACGGGCATGTTTCTCGACGCCCTGACCTGCATCGGTCTCCTCTCCAAGACAAACGGCGTCTACCGCAACGAGCCCGAGGCTTCGGTCTACTTGCGTACGGACGGTCCGGCCTTCCTGGGAGGACTGCTGCGCCTGATCAACGCCATGTGCCTTGATCCCCTCCAGAACCTGACCGAACTGGTCCAAAAGGGCCCCAACCCCAATCCCGCCGACGCCCACTTTTCCTCGGAAGACCTGTGGGCCGAATCGGCCAGGACCAGCGCGGCCTGGGTCACGGGCGGGGTGGGCGCGATCATGACCGGTCATCTGACCGCCCTGCCGGAGTTTCCAACCTTCAGGACCATGCTCGACCTTGGTGGCGGCCACGGCATGTTCGCCCAGGCCTTCGTGACCGCCCATCCAAAGATGACGGCCGTGATCTTTGACCAGCCGGCCGTAACCGCCGTGGCCGACGAATTCATTGGGGCGGCTGGACTCGGGGAACGCGTCGTTACACGCGGCGGCGATTACCTGCAGGACGACATCGGAGGGGGCTACGATCTTATCTGGGCCTGCGCCACCCTCAACTTCGCCCGCCACGACCTGGACCGGCTGCTCTCAAAAATCCACACGGCCCTGAACCCCGGCGGAGTTTTCATGGCCTTCCAGGACGGGCTGACCCATGAGCGAACTCGTCCGGACCAACTTCTGGGACATCTGGGTTCGGCGCTAGCCGCCGGCCAGGCCTTCTACTTCGATCAGGGCGAAATCGCCGACTGCATGCTGCGCCGCGGTTTCAAGTCCGTGCGCTCGCGCACCGTATCGACCCCCATGGGCGACATGGACCTCGATATCGCCCGCAAAGGCTAA
- a CDS encoding methyltransferase domain-containing protein, with amino-acid sequence MTPEPPGRRRSGPSSYQPGIAPDVWNALGLKAGDVFVDLGCGPGDYALDAAKRVGPHGAVLALDTWKRVLGELHADARRANLTTILPVRADIAASLPVAAQRVDACLLAMVLHMPGRTTHLGLMLDEVRRVLKPGGRLGILEHAGHVQLPEGHPARRLTPEWFTTAAESHGFSRLELMELDGSWLLLLAAATP; translated from the coding sequence ATGACGCCTGAACCGCCCGGCCGACGCAGGTCCGGTCCCAGCAGTTACCAGCCCGGCATCGCCCCAGATGTTTGGAACGCTCTTGGCCTGAAGGCTGGCGATGTTTTCGTCGATCTGGGCTGTGGGCCGGGCGATTACGCCCTTGATGCGGCGAAACGGGTTGGCCCACACGGGGCGGTGCTGGCCCTGGATACCTGGAAGCGCGTCCTTGGCGAACTGCATGCGGACGCCAGGCGGGCAAACCTGACCACCATCCTGCCTGTGCGCGCGGACATCGCCGCCTCCCTGCCCGTGGCGGCGCAACGCGTGGATGCCTGCCTGCTGGCCATGGTCCTGCACATGCCCGGCCGCACGACCCATCTGGGCCTCATGCTGGACGAGGTCCGGCGCGTACTCAAACCCGGCGGGCGGCTGGGCATCCTGGAACACGCCGGGCATGTCCAACTGCCCGAAGGGCATCCGGCCCGACGCCTCACGCCGGAATGGTTCACGACCGCAGCCGAAAGTCATGGCTTTTCCCGCTTGGAATTGATGGAACTGGACGGGTCGTGGCTTCTGCTCCTCGCGGCGGCGACGCCATGA
- a CDS encoding outer membrane lipoprotein-sorting protein, translating into MHAQSLLQRILLTALVLAAPVLPAGAADLDVDNIVRKANHASLYQGQDATGRIELTITDSQGRVRKREMAMLRRDENNDAEQQYYVYFLEPADVRKMVFMVHKHTAPGQDDDRWLYMPSLDLVKRIAASDKRTSFVGSDFLYEDISGRAITEDNHELIGETDTEYILDNVPKTPESVEFSHYFVHVDKKTFLPMRLQFFREGNRAYRTIEVTRVENVQAKENDQSVVYPTVAESVARNLDSGSATVMSFSRIGYNQGLQADLFTERYLRRPPRELTR; encoded by the coding sequence ATGCACGCACAGTCACTGCTTCAACGCATACTGCTGACGGCCCTCGTACTGGCAGCACCGGTCCTGCCCGCCGGGGCCGCGGACCTGGACGTGGACAACATCGTCCGCAAGGCCAATCACGCGTCCCTGTATCAGGGTCAAGACGCCACAGGACGGATTGAGCTGACCATCACGGACAGCCAAGGCCGTGTTCGCAAGCGGGAAATGGCCATGCTGCGCCGGGACGAAAACAATGACGCCGAGCAGCAGTACTACGTCTATTTCCTCGAACCCGCCGATGTGCGCAAAATGGTTTTCATGGTCCACAAACACACCGCACCCGGACAGGATGACGACCGCTGGTTGTACATGCCAAGCCTTGATCTGGTGAAACGCATCGCAGCCAGTGACAAGCGGACCAGTTTCGTGGGTTCGGACTTTCTGTACGAAGACATCTCCGGACGCGCCATCACCGAAGACAACCACGAACTGATCGGCGAAACCGATACGGAATATATCCTCGATAACGTCCCCAAGACTCCGGAATCCGTGGAGTTCAGCCACTATTTCGTGCATGTGGACAAAAAGACATTCCTTCCGATGCGCTTGCAATTCTTCCGGGAAGGAAACCGGGCTTACAGAACCATAGAAGTGACCAGGGTCGAAAACGTCCAGGCGAAGGAAAACGACCAGTCCGTCGTCTATCCCACTGTGGCCGAGTCCGTGGCCAGAAATCTGGACTCCGGCAGCGCCACGGTCATGTCTTTTTCTCGAATTGGCTACAATCAGGGTCTTCAGGCGGACCTGTTCACCGAGCGCTATCTGCGCAGACCTCCACGAGAACTCACGCGATGA
- a CDS encoding outer membrane lipoprotein-sorting protein: protein MHHLIHTLACWICLASFCLAAAPVLADEPDGRKIMTLAYNRADGEDRTSILTMTLINKRGSQRVRKVESWSKDYGPDRKSVMVFREPADVRGTAYLAWDYEEIGKDDDKWLYMPAMKKVRRISGSSRNEYFMGTDFTYDDMGRRSVAKDAHTLIGSETVMDHDCWKVESVPVDPNDLYTRRMFWVSKTAHVTLKAEYFDKDGLVKIYNVLEFQEQGGFWTVLRSEMDNVSRDHKTIMEIGSISYDAGLADDMFQVSAIERGRIR from the coding sequence ATGCATCACCTTATCCACACTCTGGCCTGCTGGATCTGCCTGGCGAGCTTCTGTCTGGCCGCCGCCCCGGTCCTCGCGGACGAGCCCGACGGGCGAAAAATCATGACCCTGGCTTACAACCGCGCCGACGGAGAGGATCGGACATCGATCCTGACCATGACCCTCATCAACAAGCGCGGCAGTCAGCGCGTGCGCAAGGTGGAGAGCTGGTCCAAGGACTACGGTCCGGACCGCAAATCGGTCATGGTTTTCCGGGAACCGGCCGATGTCCGGGGCACGGCCTACCTGGCCTGGGATTACGAGGAAATCGGCAAGGATGACGACAAATGGCTGTACATGCCAGCCATGAAAAAAGTTCGCCGCATCAGCGGTTCCTCTCGCAACGAATACTTCATGGGCACCGACTTCACCTACGACGACATGGGCAGGCGCTCCGTGGCCAAGGACGCGCACACCCTGATCGGAAGCGAAACTGTCATGGACCATGACTGCTGGAAGGTTGAATCCGTGCCCGTGGACCCGAATGATCTGTACACCCGTCGGATGTTCTGGGTCAGCAAGACCGCCCACGTGACCCTCAAGGCTGAATACTTCGACAAGGACGGGCTGGTTAAAATCTACAATGTCCTGGAATTCCAGGAACAGGGTGGCTTCTGGACAGTGCTGCGCTCGGAAATGGACAACGTTTCCCGCGATCACAAAACCATCATGGAAATCGGCTCCATCAGCTACGATGCGGGGCTGGCCGACGACATGTTTCAGGTTTCCGCCATCGAACGCGGACGCATCCGGTAA
- a CDS encoding helix-turn-helix transcriptional regulator, with amino-acid sequence MASAPRGGDAMTRRLNCAAHTTSVRMDDPAAQCTPEIIQLRPGLAMLLMSGECQTAVHIPFEIECAPVSLCCNLTQRQRLTLNHGPVRTVLERPPGHGLLSWLPETRGVTEIAPGPIRGVSVHFSLPAFRELFGTTNPAFVDTHVPDCSVSRCGLLRQTAMTAQSRLVMEHILSCPFRDAMRRVYLEAKALELFTILLAELGPHPTAEAALSLREQEMIRAAHALLLARLENPPGLEDLARTTGLNRNKLNQGFKEIYGATAFALLRDARLCRARDLLRKTETNLSEIALAVGYNSQANFTTAYRRRFGHTPATIRRQKAVHPIPSAR; translated from the coding sequence GTGGCTTCTGCTCCTCGCGGCGGCGACGCCATGACCAGACGCCTGAACTGCGCCGCGCACACTACGTCCGTGCGTATGGACGATCCTGCGGCTCAATGCACGCCGGAAATTATCCAACTTCGTCCCGGTCTGGCCATGCTGCTGATGTCCGGCGAATGTCAGACCGCCGTACACATCCCCTTTGAAATTGAATGCGCACCCGTCAGCCTTTGCTGCAATCTGACCCAGCGCCAGCGCCTCACCCTGAATCACGGCCCCGTCCGCACGGTGCTTGAACGCCCGCCCGGCCATGGTCTCTTGTCCTGGCTCCCCGAGACGCGCGGAGTGACGGAAATTGCCCCCGGTCCCATTCGCGGAGTGTCCGTGCATTTTTCCCTGCCCGCGTTTCGAGAGCTCTTTGGGACGACGAACCCGGCCTTTGTTGACACCCACGTCCCAGACTGCTCCGTCAGCCGTTGCGGCCTGCTCCGGCAGACCGCCATGACCGCGCAATCACGACTGGTCATGGAACACATCCTGTCCTGCCCTTTTCGCGATGCCATGCGGCGCGTATATCTTGAAGCCAAGGCCCTTGAGCTATTCACCATACTTCTAGCCGAACTGGGGCCGCACCCCACAGCCGAAGCAGCACTTTCCCTCCGGGAACAGGAGATGATACGCGCGGCCCATGCCCTGCTTCTTGCGCGTTTGGAGAACCCGCCCGGCCTGGAGGATCTGGCCCGCACAACCGGACTGAACCGCAACAAGCTCAACCAAGGTTTCAAAGAAATTTACGGTGCCACGGCCTTCGCCCTGTTGCGTGACGCGCGGCTCTGCAGGGCCCGAGACCTGCTCCGAAAAACCGAAACTAATCTGAGCGAAATAGCCCTGGCCGTGGGCTATAACAGTCAGGCCAACTTCACCACAGCCTACCGCCGCCGCTTTGGCCACACTCCGGCCACAATCCGCCGCCAAAAAGCGGTCCATCCAATCCCCTCCGCCCGTTAA
- a CDS encoding TonB-dependent receptor, protein MRNNSAMALLLCVLWLFLGGEAFCEQNSTGQANHLGTITVTAQKKEENPQSVPISMDAFSEYQLQDAGIDNAMALTGFASNLHLHRHNAFQNLIVIRGISTSQASLYSPAGFYVDDICYPSQFMPNLDLYDIERAEVLKGPQGTLYGRNTESGVVNIVTRQPDDEIRAKVLTEYSSFNTVRTGASVSGPVLEDRLFLGAAGQFKSSDGFMDNQADGSEPDQQHLNGRGTLRWTPTSRWDISLIAEGMCLDDHSGGHRVLDGPQATDFLDFSSDENQAYTEYGNSQVLRARHKGHGYEVVSISTLMAKHFDKLNDADMTAAQARRRYNKMNLSTRQYSQEIRVSSDKDGALQWLVGLHGFADNTKTDFSFINAVTGKTLMNPVADIDVYGLALFGQATWTPVDKLHLTAGLRLDHQQMDGTVEDFTKATTCSDDLTYNEILPKAVIAYDVTPEAMTYLSVSKGYMTGGYNFAMTPKPDTLTFDPEYSWNYELGLKTQWLGGRLLANAALFYIDITDKQVMEYDRSTLSKTITNAAKAHSQGVEVQLQAKPAPGWDFFGSAGYNESRFDDFTATQWNQTQTALIEKDYSDNFLPNAPRYTYSLGAQYRSENGLFARADLLGSGRFHGDEENLTTQEAYRTVNLRLGYELDNWSLYLWGKNIFDEEYCTFISPFEDTTVCLDGEPRTVGVTLIWNF, encoded by the coding sequence ATGCGCAACAACTCAGCCATGGCCCTTTTATTATGCGTACTCTGGCTTTTTCTGGGAGGTGAGGCATTCTGCGAACAAAACTCCACCGGCCAAGCGAACCACTTGGGCACAATCACCGTGACCGCTCAAAAAAAGGAGGAAAACCCGCAATCCGTGCCCATCAGCATGGACGCCTTTTCCGAATACCAGCTCCAGGACGCGGGCATCGACAATGCCATGGCCCTGACCGGATTCGCATCAAACCTGCATCTGCACCGGCACAACGCGTTTCAGAATCTGATCGTCATACGGGGCATTTCCACCTCCCAGGCATCGCTCTATTCCCCGGCCGGATTCTATGTGGATGACATCTGCTATCCGTCCCAGTTCATGCCCAATCTGGATCTTTACGACATCGAGCGGGCCGAAGTCCTCAAGGGACCGCAAGGCACGCTATACGGCCGCAACACCGAATCCGGGGTGGTCAACATCGTCACCAGGCAACCCGATGACGAAATCCGGGCCAAGGTTCTGACCGAGTATTCCAGCTTCAACACCGTGCGAACCGGGGCTAGTGTGAGCGGTCCGGTTCTGGAAGACCGCCTCTTTCTTGGTGCGGCCGGACAATTCAAGTCCTCCGACGGTTTCATGGACAATCAGGCCGACGGATCCGAGCCCGACCAGCAGCATTTAAACGGACGAGGTACCCTGCGATGGACCCCGACTTCCCGTTGGGACATTTCCCTCATCGCAGAAGGCATGTGCCTGGACGACCATTCAGGGGGACACCGGGTTCTGGACGGACCCCAGGCAACAGATTTCCTGGATTTCTCCAGCGACGAGAACCAAGCCTATACGGAATACGGCAATTCCCAAGTCCTTCGGGCCAGGCATAAAGGCCACGGATACGAAGTTGTCTCCATCTCCACCCTGATGGCCAAGCATTTTGACAAACTGAACGACGCGGACATGACCGCAGCCCAGGCCCGACGGCGCTACAACAAAATGAATCTTTCCACCCGCCAGTACAGTCAGGAAATCCGCGTCTCCTCAGACAAAGACGGCGCGCTGCAATGGCTGGTCGGCCTGCACGGATTTGCCGACAACACGAAAACCGATTTTTCCTTCATCAATGCAGTCACAGGCAAAACACTCATGAATCCGGTCGCGGACATCGACGTCTATGGATTGGCCCTCTTCGGACAGGCGACCTGGACACCCGTGGACAAATTGCACCTGACTGCCGGTCTGCGTCTGGATCACCAGCAAATGGATGGAACTGTGGAGGATTTCACCAAGGCCACGACCTGCTCGGACGACCTCACCTATAATGAAATCCTGCCCAAGGCCGTCATAGCCTATGATGTCACGCCCGAGGCCATGACCTATCTGTCAGTGTCCAAAGGCTACATGACGGGTGGCTACAACTTCGCCATGACACCCAAACCGGATACCCTGACCTTTGATCCCGAGTATTCCTGGAATTACGAACTGGGTCTGAAAACGCAGTGGCTTGGCGGCCGATTGCTGGCCAACGCAGCCCTTTTCTACATCGACATTACCGACAAGCAGGTCATGGAGTATGACCGCAGCACCCTGTCCAAAACCATCACCAACGCGGCCAAGGCCCATTCCCAGGGCGTGGAGGTACAACTTCAGGCTAAACCGGCTCCGGGCTGGGATTTCTTCGGAAGCGCCGGCTACAACGAATCGCGTTTCGACGACTTCACCGCCACGCAGTGGAACCAGACCCAGACCGCCCTGATCGAAAAGGACTATTCGGACAATTTCCTGCCCAACGCGCCTCGCTACACCTACAGTCTCGGCGCACAATACCGGTCCGAAAACGGCCTTTTTGCCCGCGCCGATTTGCTTGGTTCCGGACGCTTCCATGGCGATGAGGAGAACCTGACTACCCAAGAGGCCTACCGCACCGTCAACCTGCGCTTGGGCTACGAACTGGACAATTGGAGCTTGTACCTATGGGGGAAAAACATTTTCGACGAGGAATACTGCACTTTCATCTCCCCGTTCGAGGACACGACAGTCTGCCTGGACGGTGAACCACGCACCGTCGGCGTCACACTGATCTGGAATTTTTGA
- the tsaA gene encoding tRNA (N6-threonylcarbamoyladenosine(37)-N6)-methyltransferase TrmO → MEGSMARTVFDGTDFPHLPVQAVGIIRNAVAEPILKTDDQGISMDARMEEMHRHIRETKTAVSEIVIREELMELLDGIDDYSHLIVLYWGHKVPDHGRLLTRVHPMGRKELPRVGIFGTRSPARPNPVLMTTVRLTARSGNILHVTGLDAIDNSPVIDIKPYVPERQPRDGVRMPQWMERIQAEIVAGDGNDA, encoded by the coding sequence ATGGAAGGATCAATGGCTCGCACCGTTTTTGATGGCACCGATTTTCCGCACCTGCCCGTGCAGGCCGTGGGCATCATCCGCAATGCGGTCGCGGAACCCATACTCAAGACCGACGACCAGGGCATCTCCATGGATGCGCGCATGGAGGAAATGCACCGGCACATCCGCGAAACCAAAACCGCTGTTTCTGAAATCGTCATTCGGGAAGAGCTGATGGAACTTCTGGACGGCATTGACGATTATTCGCATCTGATCGTCCTCTACTGGGGGCACAAGGTGCCGGACCATGGACGCCTCCTGACCCGGGTTCACCCCATGGGCCGCAAGGAACTCCCGCGCGTGGGCATTTTTGGCACGCGCAGCCCGGCCCGGCCCAATCCCGTACTCATGACCACGGTGCGCCTGACCGCCCGCAGCGGCAACATCCTGCATGTCACCGGCCTCGACGCCATCGACAACAGCCCGGTCATCGACATCAAGCCCTATGTTCCAGAGCGCCAGCCCCGCGACGGAGTACGCATGCCGCAATGGATGGAGCGGATTCAAGCCGAAATCGTGGCCGGGGACGGGAATGACGCCTGA
- a CDS encoding flavodoxin family protein codes for MRTLVLYDSLSGNTEKIARAIHGTALEHDLDSELVKIDKSLDLDFFDYDLVFAGSPVIDWLPTKKMMDFIMARMKHYNSQGLIKPASPIIPGKFGVCFGTFGGPHIGEREAQPMTAWLRSFLEHLGYIVLDSWHVIGQFSHKEDLNAYGRLGNIQYRPHAEDVLEVQNRVTGLLASLEAWRQ; via the coding sequence ATGAGAACACTTGTTTTGTACGATTCCCTGAGCGGCAACACGGAAAAAATCGCCCGCGCCATCCACGGAACAGCCCTGGAGCACGACCTGGATTCCGAACTGGTCAAGATCGACAAAAGTCTGGACCTGGACTTTTTCGATTATGATCTCGTCTTTGCCGGCTCACCGGTCATCGACTGGCTGCCAACCAAAAAGATGATGGACTTCATCATGGCCCGGATGAAGCACTACAACAGCCAGGGACTGATCAAACCGGCCTCACCCATAATTCCCGGAAAGTTCGGCGTGTGCTTCGGTACGTTCGGCGGCCCGCACATCGGCGAGCGCGAGGCCCAACCCATGACCGCGTGGCTGCGCTCCTTTCTGGAACATCTGGGATACATAGTTCTTGATTCGTGGCACGTTATCGGTCAATTTTCACACAAAGAAGACCTAAACGCATACGGACGACTCGGAAATATCCAGTACCGGCCGCATGCGGAGGATGTGCTGGAGGTCCAAAACCGTGTCACCGGCCTGCTGGCTTCGCTGGAAGCCTGGCGCCAATAA